In Sphingomonas sp. LR60, the following are encoded in one genomic region:
- a CDS encoding ABC transporter ATP-binding protein, translating into MADVVLSELTKRFGAITALEPSSLSIDDGEFVAIVGPSGCGKSTLLRLIAGLEEPSGGRIMIDGRDVTDVAPAERGLAMVFQSYALYPHLTVAENIAFPLRVAKKPKAEVAERVGAVAETLGLTPFLSRRPRALSGGQRQRVSIARAIVREPKVLLLDEPLSNLDVDLRVKMRHEFARLHGQLAVTMIYVTHDQVEAMTLANRIVVMNAGRIEQVGAPLALYDKPATLAVARAIGSPRMNLLPATIAAVHSNGADIRLPSGALMPVAVAGEAGQPVTLGIRPEHLVPDAGGAFGGAVELFERLGPLSFAHLGSPGLGTTIVAQLPGDRRIALGEILSFRGEAAHLHVFGEDGRALPRLTL; encoded by the coding sequence TCGGCGCGATCACCGCGTTGGAGCCGAGCAGCCTCTCGATAGATGACGGCGAGTTCGTCGCGATTGTCGGGCCGTCCGGGTGTGGCAAATCGACGTTGCTGCGCCTGATCGCCGGGCTGGAGGAGCCGAGCGGCGGTCGGATCATGATCGATGGCCGCGACGTCACCGACGTGGCGCCGGCCGAGCGCGGGCTCGCGATGGTCTTTCAATCCTACGCGCTCTACCCCCATCTTACGGTCGCCGAGAACATCGCCTTCCCGTTGCGTGTCGCCAAGAAGCCGAAGGCCGAGGTGGCCGAACGCGTCGGCGCTGTGGCGGAGACGCTGGGGCTTACCCCGTTTCTATCGCGGCGACCGCGGGCTCTGTCGGGCGGACAGCGGCAGCGTGTGTCGATCGCGCGCGCGATCGTTCGCGAGCCCAAGGTGTTGCTGCTCGACGAGCCGCTGTCCAACCTCGATGTCGATCTGCGCGTGAAGATGCGGCACGAATTCGCGCGATTGCACGGCCAGCTTGCGGTGACGATGATCTATGTAACGCACGACCAGGTTGAGGCCATGACGCTCGCCAACCGGATCGTCGTGATGAATGCGGGCAGGATCGAGCAGGTCGGCGCGCCTTTGGCGCTGTACGACAAGCCCGCGACATTGGCGGTGGCGCGCGCGATCGGCTCGCCGCGCATGAACCTTTTGCCGGCGACGATCGCCGCGGTCCACAGCAACGGCGCAGACATTCGGCTGCCGAGCGGCGCACTGATGCCTGTCGCGGTCGCTGGCGAAGCCGGACAGCCGGTGACGCTGGGTATTCGGCCGGAACATCTGGTGCCCGATGCCGGTGGCGCGTTCGGCGGCGCGGTCGAGTTGTTCGAACGGCTTGGGCCGTTATCCTTCGCGCATCTCGGCTCGCCGGGGCTGGGCACGACGATCGTCGCGCAACTGCCCGGCGATCGGCGGATCGCGCTTGGTGAAATCCTGAGTTTTCGCGGCGAAGCAGCGCATCTTCACGTCTTCGGGGAGGACGGGCGCGCGCTTCCGCGTCTTACCCTTTGA